Proteins co-encoded in one Psychromonas sp. L1A2 genomic window:
- the rne gene encoding ribonuclease E: MKRMLINATQAEELRVALVDGQKLYDLDIESPGHEQKKANIYKGKITRVEASLEAAFVDYGAERHGFLPLKEIARNYFPEGYSFKGRPNIKDVIKEGQEVIIQIEKEERGNKGAALTTFISLAGSYLVLMPNNPRAGGISRRIEGDERTELKAALSDLTLPHGMGLIVRTAGVGKSAEELEWDLNVLITHWQAIDQASKTKAAPFLIHRESNVIVRSIRDYLRRDIGEIVIDNAKTFETAKSHIEMIRPDYVNRLKLYQGEIPLFTHYQVESQIESAFQREVRLPSGGSIVIDPTEALTSIDINSARATRGGDIEETAFNTNLEAAEEIARQLRLRDLGGLVVIDFIDMTPARHQREVENRMRESVRQDRARIQLGRISRFGLMEMSRQRIRPSLGESASRVCPRCHGQGTIRDNDSLSLAILRLIEEEGLKENTVQIQARVPVAVAAYLLNEKRKAVAKIENRHGCEVYIVPDANLLTPHFEVKRTRKDGKEDINYDALEKQHTVYIPNIAQKEHEELEEPLLSGFSAPTKEAPTVKVEAKKTTETKAAVNSDSLVTKVINAIVKFFSDDSKVETKKEVQPKPEPKAEPSHTPRNTRNAKGNPNRNRNNRNDKSADNSAERRSNRKPSDRKPTQQTKKYENEAKPAQDNTEKTNTQEVVVARRKRRNMRKKVRVQQPENAVESAVENKNTEVTDANVDAATQPKANVETKKPKAKVRKSPEAAKKVEANQASVVTDAVETESTDNVPSTNDEGYTPVEIPQRRSRYLRNNGQRNKRDQQNDPQAEAVTSRYPETDANIEAETSTVKATVPVAKTVDEIANNKTPQQEVEQLQKIVEQSPVTSAQKILPVENAKTTAKVEKNTAQVETETPAPTVEEVKVEAPVATEVVTEAIVEESKVEEPVVTETIVEEPKIETPVATQAIVEAPKVEVTETAIEEPIAPLATTASPSKSGTVSIAKGQSTSAMVKTISEPLDLSKEIKIVAATERQTIVKATQQAGSSFASNKSSSETVKTSL, from the coding sequence ATGAAAAGAATGTTAATCAACGCAACTCAAGCAGAAGAGTTACGTGTAGCCCTAGTCGATGGGCAAAAGCTGTATGATCTTGATATCGAAAGTCCTGGTCACGAACAAAAGAAAGCAAATATTTATAAAGGTAAAATTACACGTGTTGAAGCAAGCTTAGAAGCTGCATTTGTAGATTACGGCGCTGAACGCCATGGTTTTTTACCGCTTAAAGAAATTGCCCGCAACTATTTTCCAGAAGGATACTCATTTAAAGGCCGCCCTAACATCAAAGATGTTATTAAAGAAGGCCAAGAAGTTATAATTCAAATTGAAAAAGAAGAACGTGGTAATAAAGGTGCAGCTTTAACCACTTTTATTAGTTTAGCTGGTAGCTATTTAGTGTTAATGCCAAACAATCCTCGTGCTGGCGGTATATCTCGTCGCATCGAAGGTGATGAGCGTACTGAATTAAAAGCAGCATTGTCAGATCTTACATTACCACATGGTATGGGATTGATTGTACGAACAGCAGGTGTTGGTAAATCAGCTGAAGAATTAGAATGGGATTTAAACGTCTTAATTACTCATTGGCAAGCCATTGACCAAGCATCAAAAACAAAAGCAGCTCCGTTTTTAATTCACCGAGAAAGTAATGTTATTGTACGTTCAATCCGTGATTATTTACGTCGTGATATTGGTGAAATTGTTATCGATAATGCAAAGACTTTTGAAACAGCTAAAAGTCATATCGAAATGATTCGTCCAGACTATGTAAATCGCCTTAAATTATATCAAGGTGAAATTCCATTATTTACACATTACCAAGTGGAAAGCCAAATTGAATCAGCTTTCCAACGTGAAGTACGTTTACCATCAGGTGGCTCAATCGTTATTGACCCGACTGAAGCATTAACCTCTATCGATATCAACTCAGCACGTGCAACACGTGGTGGAGATATTGAAGAAACCGCATTCAACACAAACTTAGAAGCAGCAGAAGAAATTGCTCGTCAACTGCGTTTGCGTGACTTAGGTGGTTTAGTGGTTATCGATTTCATCGATATGACACCTGCACGCCATCAACGTGAAGTTGAAAACAGAATGCGTGAATCAGTACGTCAAGATAGAGCGCGTATCCAATTAGGCCGCATTTCTCGTTTTGGTTTGATGGAAATGTCTCGTCAACGTATACGCCCTTCTCTAGGTGAATCAGCTTCTCGTGTATGTCCTCGCTGTCATGGCCAAGGTACTATTCGTGATAATGACTCATTATCTTTAGCGATTCTTCGTTTAATTGAAGAAGAAGGCTTAAAAGAAAATACAGTTCAAATCCAAGCTCGTGTTCCGGTTGCCGTTGCTGCTTACTTACTTAATGAAAAACGTAAAGCAGTGGCTAAAATTGAAAACCGTCATGGATGTGAAGTTTACATCGTGCCTGATGCAAACTTATTAACGCCTCATTTCGAAGTTAAACGCACTCGTAAAGATGGTAAAGAAGACATCAATTATGATGCGTTAGAAAAACAACATACTGTATACATTCCTAACATTGCTCAAAAAGAACATGAAGAACTAGAAGAGCCGTTACTAAGTGGTTTTAGTGCTCCAACTAAAGAGGCACCAACTGTAAAAGTTGAAGCTAAAAAAACAACAGAAACAAAAGCAGCTGTTAATTCAGATTCTTTAGTGACTAAAGTTATTAATGCAATAGTTAAATTCTTCAGTGACGACTCAAAAGTTGAAACTAAAAAAGAAGTTCAACCTAAACCAGAACCAAAAGCTGAACCGAGCCACACTCCGCGTAATACACGTAACGCCAAAGGTAATCCGAACCGTAATCGTAATAACCGCAATGATAAATCAGCAGATAATTCGGCTGAACGTCGCAGTAATCGTAAGCCTTCGGATCGCAAGCCTACACAACAAACTAAAAAGTATGAGAATGAAGCAAAACCTGCTCAAGATAATACTGAGAAAACCAATACTCAAGAAGTTGTTGTAGCGCGTCGTAAACGTCGTAATATGCGTAAAAAAGTACGTGTTCAACAGCCTGAGAACGCAGTAGAAAGCGCAGTTGAAAATAAAAACACAGAAGTGACTGATGCTAACGTTGATGCAGCAACTCAACCTAAAGCAAATGTTGAAACTAAAAAGCCAAAAGCTAAAGTAAGAAAATCACCTGAAGCGGCCAAAAAAGTTGAAGCTAATCAAGCATCAGTCGTTACAGATGCGGTTGAAACTGAGTCAACAGATAACGTCCCATCAACTAATGATGAAGGCTATACTCCTGTTGAAATCCCACAACGTCGTTCACGTTATTTACGTAACAATGGACAACGTAACAAACGTGATCAACAAAACGATCCGCAAGCTGAAGCTGTTACGAGCCGTTACCCAGAAACAGATGCAAACATAGAAGCTGAAACATCAACAGTAAAAGCAACCGTTCCTGTTGCTAAAACAGTTGATGAAATAGCGAACAACAAAACACCACAACAAGAAGTTGAACAGCTGCAGAAAATAGTTGAACAATCTCCGGTGACATCTGCACAAAAAATACTGCCAGTTGAAAATGCTAAAACCACAGCAAAAGTAGAAAAAAATACTGCTCAAGTTGAAACTGAAACTCCTGCTCCTACTGTTGAAGAAGTTAAAGTTGAAGCACCTGTAGCTACTGAAGTAGTTACTGAAGCAATTGTTGAAGAATCTAAGGTTGAAGAGCCAGTAGTAACTGAAACTATTGTTGAAGAGCCTAAAATTGAAACACCTGTGGCAACTCAAGCAATTGTTGAAGCACCTAAAGTTGAAGTAACTGAAACAGCCATTGAAGAGCCTATCGCTCCATTAGCAACGACAGCTTCACCAAGTAAAAGTGGTACTGTCAGTATTGCTAAAGGTCAATCAACATCAGCAATGGTTAAAACAATCTCAGAACCTTTAGACTTATCTAAAGAAATTAAGATTGTTGCTGCAACAGAACGACAAACAATTGTTAAAGCAACACAACAAGCTGGTAGTTCATTTGCAAGCAATAAATCAAGCAGTGAAACAGTAAAAACGTCACTATAA
- the rluC gene encoding 23S rRNA pseudouridine(955/2504/2580) synthase RluC, with product MEQINHSVRIIDIAQENAQQRIDNFLRLHLKGVPKSMIYRIVRKGEVRVNKKRIKPDYKLQVGDSVRIPPVKVDPENALPSPKLNSIKNLESEIVYEDDGLIILNKPSGLAVHGGSGVDFGAIEGLRALRPDARFLELVHRLDKATSGCLLIAKKRSVLRALHEQLRQKTMKKQYFALVKGQWNIKDRLVREPLLKIPQDSVVKVSPLGKASETHFKIVQRYEGATLVEASPVTGRTHQIRVHAACKGHNIACDERYGDKTFDSKMKALGLNRLFLHAAHITFFHPVLEKRMTVSAPLCPRLEELLGKLQRS from the coding sequence ATGGAACAGATAAATCACTCAGTACGCATTATTGACATCGCTCAAGAAAATGCACAACAACGCATCGATAACTTTCTTCGCTTACATCTTAAGGGCGTGCCTAAAAGCATGATCTATAGAATAGTGCGTAAGGGAGAAGTTCGAGTAAATAAAAAACGTATTAAACCAGATTACAAATTACAGGTTGGCGATAGTGTCCGGATTCCACCTGTTAAAGTTGACCCTGAAAATGCGTTACCATCACCTAAACTAAATAGCATTAAGAATTTAGAGTCAGAAATCGTTTATGAAGATGATGGTTTAATCATTCTTAATAAACCCTCTGGTCTTGCCGTTCATGGAGGAAGTGGAGTCGATTTTGGCGCCATAGAAGGGTTACGCGCATTACGCCCTGACGCCCGATTCTTAGAACTGGTACATCGTCTTGATAAAGCAACGTCGGGATGTTTATTAATTGCTAAAAAACGCAGTGTTTTACGTGCACTACATGAACAGCTTCGCCAGAAAACCATGAAAAAGCAATATTTTGCTTTAGTAAAAGGGCAGTGGAATATAAAAGACCGCTTAGTCCGTGAGCCGCTATTAAAAATTCCTCAAGATTCAGTGGTTAAAGTGAGCCCACTGGGAAAAGCATCAGAAACGCACTTTAAAATCGTTCAACGTTATGAGGGTGCAACATTGGTTGAAGCAAGCCCAGTAACTGGTCGAACACATCAAATTCGTGTTCATGCGGCTTGTAAAGGACACAATATCGCTTGTGATGAACGTTATGGCGATAAAACCTTTGATAGTAAAATGAAAGCATTAGGGTTGAATCGACTCTTTTTACATGCCGCTCACATTACTTTCTTTCACCCAGTGCTTGAGAAAAGAATGACGGTTAGTGCACCACTTTGTCCTCGTTTAGAGGAATTGTTAGGAAAATTACAACGAAGCTAA
- a CDS encoding HAD hydrolase-like protein: MKYQLIIFDWDGTLMDSIDKIVLCMQQAAKQQKQTIPDGLAVKNIIGLSLCNSCFLHCYWKIKKHSLRLIAISIIGCMISRRLFMMVLQSY, encoded by the coding sequence ATGAAATATCAATTAATTATTTTTGACTGGGATGGAACTTTAATGGATTCCATTGATAAAATTGTTCTGTGTATGCAACAAGCTGCAAAACAACAAAAGCAGACAATACCAGATGGGCTGGCAGTTAAAAATATTATTGGTTTAAGTTTATGCAACAGTTGTTTCCTACATTGTTATTGGAAGATCAAGAAGCACTCGTTGAGGCTTATCGCGATCAGTATCATCGGATGCATGATATCGAGACGCCTTTTTATGATGGTATTGCAGAGTTATTAA
- a CDS encoding HAD family hydrolase translates to MFPTLLLEDQEALVEAYRDQYHRMHDIETPFYDGIAELLINLKEQGYTLAVATGKGRNGLNRMMKKTNTEHLFSMTICADESNSKPDSLMIQSLLKALNIKSSDALMVGDSSYDLDMAVNAGVDSLGVSYGVHGRNVLLLSKPIAVVDCLVTQLPDYI, encoded by the coding sequence TTGTTTCCTACATTGTTATTGGAAGATCAAGAAGCACTCGTTGAGGCTTATCGCGATCAGTATCATCGGATGCATGATATCGAGACGCCTTTTTATGATGGTATTGCAGAGTTATTAATTAACTTAAAAGAGCAAGGGTATACACTTGCTGTGGCTACTGGTAAAGGACGTAACGGATTAAACCGTATGATGAAGAAAACAAATACTGAACATTTGTTTTCTATGACAATATGCGCCGATGAATCTAACTCCAAACCCGATTCATTAATGATTCAGTCCTTATTAAAAGCATTAAATATAAAGTCATCAGATGCTTTAATGGTGGGTGATTCAAGTTATGATTTAGATATGGCTGTGAATGCTGGTGTTGATAGTCTTGGGGTTAGCTACGGAGTACATGGCCGCAATGTTTTATTGTTGTCTAAACCAATTGCAGTTGTTGATTGTTTAGTGACACAACTACCTGACTATATTTAA
- a CDS encoding glycosyl transferase family protein, with the protein MFSEYIKLTGRGEKGRRPLTMDESKQALTDYLNGDASLLQLAVLLMLQRVRCETPEEAAGYISALRTKVSNDWHTLTPDLDWPCFAGKKRQPPWLLLAAKLLAANGVKIFLHGHMTVDLVKYQVESACPLLNIVIADTPEKAKIALENDSLVYVPLSAYCPELIELLALREQVGLRTPLNTVARSINPSNAPYSIHGVFHKSYEKIHAQAALLNNEHSIIAFKGEGGESEVNPRVSTLACGVTQVNGKAQYVEQDWPTYLEDFSGAHTEVSAEYLLKVWNKEIEDAYGDAAVITTVAMVLKQMQPASSQDEALQKAKQLWESRTI; encoded by the coding sequence ATGTTTAGTGAATATATTAAATTAACGGGTCGTGGTGAAAAAGGTCGCCGTCCTTTAACCATGGATGAATCAAAACAAGCTTTAACTGATTATTTAAATGGTGATGCAAGTTTACTGCAGCTAGCAGTATTGTTGATGTTGCAACGAGTTCGCTGTGAAACACCGGAAGAAGCAGCTGGATATATATCAGCACTTCGTACTAAAGTTTCAAATGATTGGCATACATTAACGCCAGATCTTGATTGGCCATGTTTTGCGGGCAAAAAAAGACAGCCGCCTTGGTTACTATTAGCGGCTAAGTTGCTTGCTGCCAATGGCGTCAAAATATTTTTACACGGTCACATGACAGTTGATTTAGTAAAATATCAAGTTGAGTCAGCATGTCCTTTACTTAATATTGTTATTGCTGACACTCCTGAAAAAGCCAAGATTGCATTAGAAAATGATTCATTGGTGTATGTGCCTTTATCTGCTTATTGTCCTGAGTTAATTGAATTATTGGCATTACGCGAGCAAGTCGGTTTACGTACTCCACTTAATACGGTTGCTAGAAGCATCAATCCAAGTAACGCACCTTATAGTATTCATGGTGTGTTTCATAAAAGTTATGAAAAGATTCATGCACAAGCAGCATTATTAAATAATGAACACAGTATTATTGCTTTCAAAGGGGAAGGTGGGGAAAGTGAAGTTAATCCTCGTGTTTCTACTTTGGCTTGTGGTGTAACGCAAGTAAATGGGAAAGCTCAGTATGTTGAGCAAGATTGGCCAACGTATTTAGAAGATTTCTCAGGTGCCCATACAGAAGTTTCTGCTGAATATTTGTTAAAAGTTTGGAATAAAGAGATTGAAGATGCTTACGGAGATGCAGCTGTTATCACTACCGTTGCAATGGTCTTAAAACAAATGCAACCCGCTAGCTCGCAAGATGAAGCATTACAAAAAGCGAAGCAGTTATGGGAAAGTCGAACTATTTAA
- a CDS encoding CsiV family protein, which produces MNLRYILPLLIATTCSFNVQAGDRWFDVEIIVFKRNVDVQNSSEQLDQNNVYLKQRDRLEVIKAAPATNCLAGEPCLHKQNPVQITDNEMVKEGNRLILLKGLRLKEQLRRLNNHQLFTPLLHTAWRMPIQNKQDALPIHLFAGKNYALDMPQSARLEKATATTSNDLVTDPEKLDVLASLQKNQTLQDLYEIDGNFLIYVQRYLQIDAQLIVRTQTEKPVSSSVSVLATETPEVDTEATVQVVAQESVPKRTVRTEKVITETLFDQTRRLKSGEIHYLDHPLFGIIIQIRR; this is translated from the coding sequence TTGAATTTACGTTATATTTTACCACTACTTATCGCAACAACATGCTCATTCAACGTACAAGCTGGAGACCGTTGGTTCGACGTTGAAATAATCGTGTTTAAACGCAATGTTGATGTTCAAAATAGCAGTGAACAATTAGATCAGAATAATGTGTATTTAAAACAACGTGATCGCCTTGAAGTCATAAAAGCAGCTCCAGCAACAAATTGTTTAGCAGGTGAGCCATGCTTACATAAGCAAAACCCTGTTCAAATAACTGATAACGAAATGGTAAAAGAAGGTAATAGGCTCATACTATTGAAAGGATTAAGACTTAAAGAACAACTTAGAAGACTTAATAACCATCAACTATTCACACCATTATTGCATACAGCGTGGCGTATGCCGATTCAAAATAAGCAAGATGCATTACCAATCCATCTATTTGCTGGTAAAAACTACGCATTAGACATGCCTCAATCAGCCAGACTTGAAAAGGCCACGGCAACAACATCAAATGATCTTGTCACTGATCCTGAAAAACTAGATGTATTAGCTTCTCTTCAAAAGAACCAGACACTTCAAGATCTATATGAAATAGATGGTAACTTTTTAATTTATGTACAACGTTACTTACAAATAGATGCACAGCTCATTGTTAGAACACAAACAGAAAAACCAGTTTCATCTTCTGTATCTGTGCTTGCAACGGAGACGCCAGAGGTCGATACAGAAGCAACAGTACAAGTAGTCGCTCAAGAATCTGTACCCAAACGAACGGTAAGAACTGAAAAAGTAATAACAGAAACTTTATTTGATCAAACTAGACGTCTAAAAAGTGGAGAAATTCATTATTTAGACCACCCTTTATTCGGTATTATTATTCAGATACGTAGATAA
- the mfd gene encoding transcription-repair coupling factor, translated as MNSLLNIPPLKSSSDTQQLANLVGSSQSFVINQCAEANPQKSPLVVVVNDTPSAIKLHQELLYFAEGKFEVKLFPDWETLPYDHFSPHQDIISTRIETLYQLPSMTNGILIVPVTTLLLRLAPPSYLKQHTLVVKTGQKLELQILREQLQEAGYYAVDQVREHGEFCARGSLLDIYPMASDTPYRIDFFDDEVDSIRPFDTETQRSLPTIKEIKMLPAHEFATDKQAIVNFKTAYSEKFPSKLSTSADSIYQQISQSNLPAGIEYYLPLFFNDTATLFDYFPKQTRLCIVGDINSAIDNFWKTIEHRFEERGVDLLRPLLQPIALYLRQEQCFKRLNEFPKYQLQQDSFAAPKAGKTNLPLTTLPDIKIHHKDKNPLANVAAFIEGFPGKVLLSVESAGRKEALLTLLSPLKLSIKSVASISECNQSKNKVSITVSRVENSFLIIDSQFAFITETELLGSKITQRRRQNKENQSEESSEHIVRNLAELKVGQPVVHIDHGVARYLGLQTIEVSGSINEFVTLEYLRGDKLYVPVTSLHLIGRYSGSDVETAPISKLGNDTWAKAKKRAAEKVRDVAAELLEIYAQRAAKKGFKYQFNQANYAAFSDDFPFEETHDQALSINSVISDMCSSQPMDRLVCGDVGFGKTEVAMRAAFMATDNARQVALLVPTTLLAQQHFENFRDRFANWPVKIEVLSRFKTAKEQKLILQEAAEGKIDILIGTHKLLSDGIKFADLGLLIIDEEHRFGVRQKEKIKRLRAQIDILTLTATPIPRTLNMSMNGMRDLSIIASPPAKRLAVKTFVEQRTDQTISDAITREIMRGGQVYFLHNNVETIAKAAADLQVLLPQARISVAHGQMNEQQLERVMSDFYHQRQNVLVCTTIIETGIDIPTANTIIINRADHLGLAQLHQLRGRVGRSHHQAYAYLLTPTPKLMTKDAKKRLQAIGSLNTLGAGFTLATHDLEIRGAGELLGDEQSGQITSIGFNLYMDMLNQAVDALRNGQEPSLEHLLATQAEVELRIPALIPDDYIPDVNMRLSLYKRIANSKNNNELNEIQVELIDRFGLLPDATKNLVAVTAIKQRCSKLGIARIEAHALGGAVTFTEHSKVDPMFLVSLLQTQSNTFKLDGPSKLKFTMALENSAERLNWLKQLLDSFKLHLIK; from the coding sequence ATGAACAGCTTACTTAATATACCGCCTTTAAAATCTTCTAGTGACACGCAACAACTTGCTAATTTAGTTGGCAGTAGTCAAAGCTTTGTTATTAACCAATGCGCTGAAGCTAATCCTCAAAAGTCCCCTTTAGTAGTTGTGGTTAATGACACGCCTAGTGCTATTAAGTTGCACCAAGAGCTGCTTTATTTTGCTGAAGGTAAGTTTGAAGTAAAATTATTCCCTGATTGGGAAACTTTACCTTATGACCATTTTTCACCTCACCAAGATATTATTTCAACCCGTATAGAAACCTTGTATCAATTACCATCCATGACAAATGGTATATTGATAGTCCCAGTCACTACTTTACTATTAAGATTAGCGCCTCCAAGTTATTTAAAACAACATACGTTAGTGGTTAAAACAGGGCAAAAACTAGAACTACAAATATTACGTGAACAGCTTCAAGAAGCTGGTTATTACGCAGTAGACCAAGTACGTGAGCACGGAGAATTTTGTGCTAGAGGTTCATTGTTAGATATTTATCCGATGGCCAGTGATACGCCTTATCGTATTGACTTTTTTGATGATGAAGTTGATTCGATCCGTCCTTTTGATACTGAAACACAACGTTCATTACCAACGATAAAAGAAATTAAAATGTTACCTGCGCATGAATTTGCAACGGACAAACAGGCTATAGTGAATTTTAAAACAGCTTATAGTGAAAAATTTCCTTCGAAATTATCTACAAGTGCGGATTCTATTTACCAGCAAATTTCTCAATCAAACTTACCAGCTGGTATTGAATACTACTTACCGTTATTTTTTAATGACACTGCCACCTTATTTGACTATTTTCCTAAACAAACGCGCCTTTGTATTGTTGGTGATATTAATAGTGCAATTGATAACTTCTGGAAAACCATAGAACACCGCTTTGAAGAACGAGGAGTTGATTTATTACGCCCTCTATTGCAACCTATTGCCCTTTATTTACGACAAGAACAATGTTTTAAACGCTTAAATGAGTTTCCTAAGTATCAATTACAACAAGATTCTTTTGCAGCGCCTAAAGCAGGTAAAACGAATTTACCACTAACAACCCTACCAGATATAAAAATTCATCATAAAGATAAAAATCCACTGGCAAATGTTGCTGCGTTCATTGAAGGTTTTCCTGGTAAAGTCTTATTAAGTGTTGAGTCTGCTGGGCGTAAAGAAGCGTTATTAACCTTATTAAGTCCCCTTAAACTATCCATCAAGTCAGTTGCTAGCATTAGTGAATGCAATCAAAGTAAAAACAAAGTTTCTATTACCGTTAGTCGTGTTGAGAACAGCTTTTTAATCATCGACAGTCAATTTGCTTTTATTACTGAAACGGAATTACTTGGCAGTAAAATTACTCAACGTCGACGTCAAAATAAAGAGAACCAAAGCGAAGAAAGTTCTGAACACATAGTACGTAACCTTGCTGAATTAAAAGTAGGTCAACCTGTTGTTCATATAGACCATGGTGTTGCACGTTATTTAGGGTTACAAACGATTGAAGTATCAGGCAGCATTAATGAATTTGTAACACTTGAATACCTACGTGGTGACAAGTTATATGTTCCAGTCACCTCCTTACACCTTATTGGACGCTATAGTGGCAGTGATGTTGAAACAGCACCTATTAGTAAATTGGGTAACGATACTTGGGCTAAAGCTAAAAAACGTGCTGCTGAAAAAGTACGTGATGTCGCCGCTGAGTTACTTGAGATTTACGCACAACGAGCGGCGAAAAAAGGTTTTAAATACCAATTTAATCAAGCTAATTACGCCGCCTTTAGTGATGACTTCCCTTTTGAAGAAACGCATGATCAGGCACTTTCTATTAATTCTGTGATTTCAGATATGTGCTCATCACAACCAATGGACAGACTTGTTTGTGGCGATGTAGGCTTTGGTAAAACAGAAGTTGCAATGCGTGCTGCATTTATGGCCACTGATAATGCACGACAAGTTGCTTTGCTCGTCCCAACAACGCTCCTTGCACAGCAACATTTTGAGAATTTTCGTGACCGATTTGCTAACTGGCCAGTTAAAATAGAAGTTTTATCTCGTTTTAAAACAGCAAAAGAACAGAAGCTTATTTTACAAGAAGCGGCTGAAGGTAAAATCGATATATTAATAGGCACACATAAACTATTAAGTGATGGCATTAAGTTTGCCGATTTAGGACTATTAATCATCGATGAAGAGCATCGTTTTGGTGTTCGCCAAAAAGAAAAAATCAAACGTCTTCGCGCCCAAATTGATATTCTAACATTGACTGCAACACCTATTCCACGAACATTAAATATGTCGATGAATGGTATGCGTGACTTATCCATTATTGCTTCTCCACCCGCTAAACGTTTAGCGGTAAAAACATTTGTTGAGCAAAGAACCGATCAAACTATTAGTGATGCTATCACGCGTGAAATTATGCGTGGTGGCCAAGTTTACTTTTTACATAATAATGTCGAAACCATTGCCAAAGCAGCTGCTGACTTACAAGTTTTATTACCGCAAGCTCGTATTTCAGTCGCTCATGGTCAAATGAATGAACAGCAACTCGAACGAGTCATGTCTGACTTCTACCATCAGCGTCAAAACGTTTTAGTATGTACCACCATTATTGAAACAGGTATTGATATTCCGACGGCTAATACCATTATTATTAATAGAGCAGATCACTTAGGTCTTGCTCAATTACATCAATTACGTGGTCGAGTTGGTCGTTCACATCATCAAGCTTATGCGTACTTATTAACCCCAACACCCAAATTAATGACCAAAGATGCTAAAAAACGATTACAAGCAATCGGCTCATTAAACACATTAGGAGCAGGATTCACTCTAGCAACGCACGATTTAGAAATTCGTGGTGCAGGTGAATTACTGGGTGATGAGCAATCAGGTCAAATAACCAGTATCGGCTTTAACCTTTACATGGACATGTTAAATCAAGCAGTTGATGCATTGCGTAATGGCCAAGAACCAAGTTTAGAGCACCTGTTAGCCACACAAGCAGAGGTTGAGTTACGCATACCGGCACTGATACCAGATGATTACATTCCAGATGTTAATATGCGCCTTTCTTTATATAAACGTATTGCGAATAGTAAAAATAATAATGAATTAAATGAGATTCAAGTTGAACTAATTGATAGATTTGGCTTATTGCCTGACGCGACTAAAAACTTAGTGGCGGTAACTGCTATTAAACAACGTTGTTCAAAATTGGGGATTGCACGAATTGAAGCACATGCACTAGGCGGTGCTGTTACCTTTACTGAACATTCAAAAGTAGATCCGATGTTTCTTGTTTCACTACTGCAAACTCAATCAAATACCTTTAAACTAGACGGCCCAAGTAAATTGAAATTCACTATGGCTCTGGAAAATAGCGCAGAACGCCTAAATTGGTTGAAACAATTACTTGATAGCTTTAAATTACACCTTATTAAATAA
- a CDS encoding PilZ domain-containing protein, producing the protein MNNNEYFLVKHVLSINLKSIDKSDLPLNQLAFEEEIPGPFRMASDLAKADASILAPLKLNSDNTQALWNYLQAQNQKINTLLSYVLTQQDDEKSRHQTIKFSAGSIIIKNSNTLKIDDNVRLKIFLPEESSAIYCYASVSDINDTECTFTYSFIREQDRELLIRASLHVQSQQLKNRAKQRELNT; encoded by the coding sequence ATGAACAATAATGAATATTTTTTAGTAAAGCATGTACTATCAATCAATTTAAAATCAATTGATAAAAGCGATTTACCACTTAATCAACTCGCTTTTGAAGAAGAGATCCCCGGGCCATTTAGAATGGCAAGTGATCTTGCAAAAGCCGATGCGAGCATTTTAGCGCCGTTAAAATTAAACAGCGATAATACACAAGCACTATGGAATTATCTACAAGCACAGAATCAAAAAATCAATACACTACTAAGTTATGTACTGACGCAACAAGATGATGAAAAATCTCGTCATCAAACGATTAAATTTAGTGCTGGTAGTATTATCATAAAAAATAGCAACACATTGAAAATAGATGATAATGTTCGTCTTAAAATATTTTTACCTGAAGAGTCATCAGCCATCTACTGTTATGCTAGCGTGTCTGACATTAATGATACAGAGTGTACTTTTACATACAGCTTTATACGCGAACAAGATCGAGAGCTATTGATTAGAGCAAGTCTACATGTACAATCACAACAGCTAAAAAACAGAGCTAAACAGCGTGAATTAAATACCTAA